The Hymenobacter sp. 5317J-9 genome has a window encoding:
- the rpoN gene encoding RNA polymerase factor sigma-54: MQRLDLKQLLSQKLSPQQIQFIKLLQIPTAELETRIKEEMEVNPALEEDEPDEPEDLDRDDDGDDSDDPDASLDNDDNTLDEDFEDRSSQDTADEMPEPDLAAKEDLASTDEAPDNTDLDLSDYLNDDEIAGYKMQGDGPGEEEERDTPLADTSGSLLDSLLDQLHFADLDERQEAIGQQLIGSIDGDGYIRRDLSAIANDLAFSQNLEVTVPEIEAVLRVVQQFDPPGIAARDLPECLLLQLERRPQDENTVNAERILTDTFEEFSKKHYPRIQQKLDLEDDELKEAINVILKLNPKPGGSGPTGLGKTQYLMPDFILTNDNGVLNLTLNARNAPELRVSPAYTEMFRTYDKAAKKDTKMKEAVTFVKQKLDSAKWFIDAIRQRQNTLLRTMNAIVELQREFFLEGDEGKLKPMILKDIAQMIGMDISTVSRVANSKSIQTEFGIYPLKYFFSEGIATDSGEDASSREVKSILKDLIGKENKDRPLSDDKLEKMLNARGYNIARRTVAKYREQLNIPVARLRKEL; encoded by the coding sequence ATGCAACGTCTCGACCTCAAACAGCTCCTTTCCCAAAAGCTTAGCCCGCAGCAGATTCAGTTCATCAAGCTGCTGCAAATCCCGACGGCGGAGCTTGAGACGCGCATCAAGGAGGAAATGGAGGTGAACCCCGCGCTGGAAGAAGACGAGCCCGACGAACCCGAAGACCTGGACCGCGACGACGACGGCGACGATTCCGACGACCCCGACGCCAGCCTCGACAACGACGACAACACCCTGGACGAGGATTTTGAGGACCGCAGCAGCCAGGACACGGCCGACGAAATGCCCGAGCCCGACCTGGCCGCCAAGGAAGACCTGGCTTCGACCGACGAAGCCCCCGACAACACCGACCTCGACCTGAGCGACTATCTCAACGACGACGAAATAGCCGGCTACAAGATGCAGGGCGACGGCCCCGGCGAAGAAGAGGAGCGCGACACGCCCCTGGCCGACACCAGCGGCTCCTTGCTGGACTCGCTGCTCGACCAGCTGCACTTTGCCGACCTCGACGAGCGCCAGGAGGCCATTGGCCAGCAGCTGATTGGCTCGATTGACGGCGACGGCTACATCCGGCGCGACCTTTCGGCCATTGCCAACGACTTGGCCTTTAGCCAGAACCTGGAGGTGACTGTGCCCGAGATTGAGGCCGTGCTGCGCGTGGTGCAGCAGTTCGACCCGCCCGGCATCGCGGCGCGCGACCTGCCCGAGTGCCTGCTGCTGCAGCTGGAGCGCCGCCCGCAGGACGAGAACACCGTGAACGCCGAGCGCATTCTGACCGATACGTTTGAGGAGTTCAGCAAGAAACACTACCCCCGCATTCAGCAGAAGCTGGACTTGGAGGATGACGAGCTGAAAGAAGCCATCAACGTGATTCTGAAGCTGAACCCGAAGCCGGGCGGCAGCGGCCCCACCGGCCTGGGCAAGACGCAGTACCTGATGCCGGACTTCATTCTGACGAACGACAACGGCGTGCTCAACCTGACCCTGAACGCCCGCAACGCCCCCGAGCTGCGCGTGAGCCCGGCCTACACCGAGATGTTCCGGACCTACGACAAGGCCGCCAAGAAGGACACCAAGATGAAGGAAGCCGTGACCTTCGTGAAGCAGAAGCTGGATTCGGCCAAGTGGTTCATCGACGCCATCCGGCAGCGGCAGAACACGCTGCTGCGCACCATGAACGCCATTGTGGAGCTGCAGCGCGAGTTCTTTCTGGAAGGGGACGAGGGCAAGCTCAAGCCGATGATTCTGAAAGACATTGCCCAGATGATTGGCATGGACATTTCGACGGTGAGCCGCGTGGCCAACTCCAAGTCTATTCAGACGGAGTTCGGCATTTACCCCCTCAAGTACTTTTTCTCCGAAGGCATTGCCACCGACTCGGGCGAGGACGCCAGCAGCCGCGAGGTGAAAAGCATCCTCAAAGACCTCATCGGCAAGGAAAACAAGGACCGGCCGCTGAGCGACGACAAGCTGGAGAAGATGCTCAACGCCCGCGGCTACAACATTGCCCGCCGCACCGTGGCCAAGTACCGTGAGCAGTTGAACATTCCGGTGGCGCGGCTACGCAAGGAGCTGTAG
- a CDS encoding T9SS type A sorting domain-containing protein: MRIHFLSSRAAKRAGSALLLLGLGRAAQAQTPVTITIGAGTSASATNVLLSTSTTTNKYARTISIFSAAELTAAGAVPGNIVSIAWFKGGTGELTSADSQLSVYMKSTSATNLGGDPVTWATEVATATPVYTNLTLSMPTGTGFKTFALSTPFAWNGTSNVEVLVDWYRNGTPTADISWQYTAVTAASGVHATQVNSVAIPTVRYAANRPNTQFVISRTGLANRESREAALVSLFPNPACQLLNVLVPAELTHQPVAATLTNALGQVAHRQVLPAGPAGAQGQLDISQLAAGVYTLQLTTGTAFISKRVIVE; this comes from the coding sequence ATGCGTATACATTTTCTCTCTTCCCGAGCGGCCAAACGCGCCGGCAGCGCCTTGCTGCTGCTAGGCCTTGGCCGCGCCGCGCAGGCGCAGACGCCGGTCACCATTACAATTGGCGCGGGTACTTCCGCCAGCGCCACCAACGTGCTGCTAAGCACCAGCACCACCACCAACAAGTACGCGCGCACCATCTCCATCTTTTCGGCCGCCGAGCTCACCGCTGCTGGCGCTGTGCCGGGCAACATCGTTAGCATTGCCTGGTTCAAGGGCGGCACTGGGGAACTCACCAGCGCTGACTCGCAGCTTTCGGTGTACATGAAAAGCACCTCGGCCACCAACCTGGGCGGCGACCCCGTGACCTGGGCCACCGAAGTAGCCACCGCTACGCCCGTCTACACCAACCTCACGCTGTCTATGCCCACGGGCACGGGATTCAAAACCTTCGCGCTGAGCACGCCCTTCGCCTGGAACGGCACCAGCAACGTGGAAGTACTGGTGGACTGGTACCGCAACGGCACCCCCACCGCCGACATCAGCTGGCAGTACACGGCCGTGACCGCCGCCTCGGGAGTGCACGCCACCCAAGTCAACAGCGTGGCTATTCCCACGGTGCGCTACGCCGCCAATCGGCCCAATACCCAGTTCGTCATCAGCCGCACCGGGCTGGCCAACCGTGAGAGCCGTGAGGCGGCCTTGGTGAGCCTCTTTCCCAACCCCGCTTGCCAGCTGCTGAACGTGCTGGTGCCCGCTGAACTCACCCACCAACCCGTAGCCGCCACCCTCACAAATGCCTTGGGCCAGGTGGCGCACCGGCAGGTGCTGCCCGCCGGCCCGGCCGGTGCCCAAGGCCAACTCGACATCAGCCAACTGGCCGCGGGCGTCTACACCCTGCAACTGACTACCGGCACGGCCTTCATCTCCAAGCGCGTAATCGTAGAGTAA
- a CDS encoding PAS domain-containing hybrid sensor histidine kinase/response regulator, producing the protein MKTDALPTDTADLRELLLAERARREHAEAELQQLYALSRIPLLNPNPILRLDATGRLLFANHAAGLLAQELEATGPSRVRPQLLQAATQALRTGETAQGEVTANGRHYLLVTVPVVEDGHAMLYLTDVTAQRQAEQENRWQREFYETILAHLPAVVTVLDPDQRYRYINPYAEPDAAKRRNRIGLSFAEHAAAIGLPDALVTRRHRLFERAVSSRQLVSWEERWPGPDGQIKLYWLCYYQPIFGPDGVLREVMCYGLDITIRRQAEARVRENEAEMKAQQAFTNLVLDLNPNLIWVRDAQGRTVFENAEMRAQRRHIAEVAGAPSMEAAMSKDEIQVAILADQQVLSTGQSLTTQMSVKLANGEVKWYQTVRCPLVPADDTVQVLGVSTDITALKQAQQAAEAAALARENFLANMSHEIRTPLNGVLGMTSLLAKTGLNEQQRNYTAIIQHSGRHLLSVVNDVLDMAKITSGKLELEQSAFNLCDSMGRAAEPLVLQAQEKGIRVVGTLLRDSCPHPWVLGDSYRLNQVLINLLSNAIKFTPAGGTVSVGGYFVSETDDTLTTEFRVTDTGIGIAPDKLESIFLEFTQAYADTTRQFGGTGLGLSISRALVQQMGGQLTVQSEQGKGSSFSFVTTLPKASPEARQEALAPQAAGQEAAVRGARVLLVEDNPVNREVAQLLLESHGVVVHEAASGLEALEQFELHRYDVVLMDIQMPGMNGLEATARIRAHADPVKAATPILALTANAFRADAEKYVAAGMNDTLPKPFDEAELLSKLAALMAGGSSQPADRPAPAPPAPAPLPAAPEAAGPLFDLALLRETAHGSTTFMNRILASFHTNTPASVAELRTALAAADWPAAAAVAHKLRPSLRLIGAAQVVTPLAAVEAPDSSDAERQAGTEQLIAGLEVLLAGLPKEV; encoded by the coding sequence GTGAAAACCGACGCCCTGCCCACCGACACCGCCGACCTGCGCGAACTGCTGCTGGCTGAGCGCGCCCGCCGCGAACACGCCGAAGCCGAGCTGCAGCAGCTATACGCCCTCAGCCGCATCCCGCTGCTCAACCCCAACCCTATTCTGCGGCTCGACGCCACGGGGCGGCTGCTGTTTGCCAATCACGCGGCCGGGCTGCTGGCCCAGGAGCTGGAAGCCACGGGGCCTTCGCGGGTGCGTCCTCAGCTGTTGCAGGCCGCCACCCAGGCCCTGCGCACCGGCGAAACGGCCCAGGGCGAGGTGACGGCCAACGGCCGCCACTACCTGCTGGTAACGGTGCCTGTGGTGGAAGACGGCCACGCCATGCTCTACCTCACCGACGTGACGGCCCAGCGCCAGGCCGAACAGGAAAACCGCTGGCAGCGCGAGTTCTACGAAACCATTTTGGCCCACCTGCCGGCCGTGGTGACGGTGCTCGACCCCGACCAGCGCTACCGCTACATCAACCCCTACGCCGAGCCCGACGCGGCCAAGCGACGGAACCGCATCGGCCTGTCCTTTGCCGAGCACGCGGCCGCCATTGGCCTGCCCGATGCCCTGGTGACGCGCCGCCACCGCCTCTTTGAGCGCGCCGTGAGCAGCCGCCAACTGGTGAGCTGGGAGGAGCGCTGGCCCGGCCCCGACGGCCAGATAAAACTGTACTGGTTGTGCTACTACCAGCCCATCTTCGGTCCCGACGGGGTGCTGCGCGAGGTAATGTGCTACGGGCTCGACATCACCATCCGGCGGCAGGCAGAGGCCCGCGTGCGCGAAAACGAAGCCGAAATGAAGGCCCAGCAGGCGTTTACCAACCTGGTGCTCGACCTCAACCCCAACCTCATCTGGGTGCGCGACGCGCAGGGCCGCACCGTGTTCGAAAACGCCGAGATGCGCGCCCAACGCCGCCACATTGCCGAGGTGGCCGGGGCGCCCTCGATGGAGGCGGCCATGAGCAAGGACGAAATTCAGGTGGCCATTCTGGCCGACCAGCAGGTGCTCAGCACCGGTCAGTCGCTCACCACGCAAATGTCGGTGAAGCTGGCCAACGGCGAAGTCAAGTGGTACCAGACCGTGCGCTGCCCCCTGGTGCCGGCCGACGACACCGTGCAGGTGCTGGGCGTGAGCACCGACATTACCGCCCTGAAACAGGCCCAGCAGGCCGCCGAGGCCGCCGCCCTGGCCCGCGAAAACTTCCTGGCCAACATGAGCCACGAAATCCGCACGCCCCTGAACGGCGTGCTGGGTATGACCAGCCTGCTGGCCAAAACCGGCCTCAACGAGCAGCAGCGCAACTACACGGCCATCATTCAGCACTCGGGGCGGCACTTGCTGAGCGTGGTGAACGACGTGCTCGACATGGCCAAAATCACCTCCGGCAAGCTGGAGCTGGAGCAGTCGGCCTTCAACCTCTGCGACTCGATGGGCCGGGCCGCCGAGCCCCTGGTGCTGCAGGCCCAGGAAAAGGGCATTCGGGTGGTGGGCACGCTGCTGCGCGACTCCTGCCCCCACCCCTGGGTGCTGGGCGACTCCTACCGCCTCAACCAAGTGCTGATAAACCTGCTCTCGAACGCCATCAAGTTCACGCCGGCGGGCGGCACGGTGAGCGTGGGCGGCTACTTTGTGAGCGAAACCGACGACACGCTCACCACCGAGTTTCGGGTCACCGACACGGGCATCGGCATTGCCCCCGACAAGCTCGAGAGCATCTTCCTTGAATTCACGCAGGCCTACGCCGACACCACCCGGCAGTTTGGCGGCACGGGCTTGGGCCTGAGCATCAGCCGGGCGCTGGTGCAGCAAATGGGCGGCCAGCTCACGGTGCAGAGCGAGCAGGGCAAAGGCAGCTCGTTTTCCTTCGTCACCACCCTGCCCAAGGCCAGCCCCGAAGCCCGGCAGGAAGCCCTGGCGCCCCAGGCGGCGGGCCAGGAGGCAGCCGTGCGCGGCGCCCGCGTGCTGCTGGTGGAAGACAACCCCGTGAACCGCGAAGTGGCCCAGCTGCTGCTCGAAAGCCACGGCGTGGTGGTGCACGAAGCCGCCAGCGGCCTCGAAGCCCTGGAGCAGTTTGAGCTGCACCGCTACGACGTGGTGCTGATGGACATTCAGATGCCGGGCATGAACGGCCTGGAGGCCACGGCCCGCATCCGTGCCCACGCCGACCCCGTGAAGGCGGCCACGCCCATTCTGGCCCTCACGGCCAACGCCTTCCGGGCCGATGCCGAGAAGTACGTGGCCGCCGGCATGAACGACACCCTGCCCAAGCCCTTCGACGAGGCCGAGCTGCTCAGCAAGCTGGCCGCGCTGATGGCCGGCGGAAGCAGCCAGCCCGCCGACCGGCCCGCCCCCGCGCCGCCCGCCCCGGCGCCGCTGCCGGCCGCGCCCGAAGCCGCCGGCCCGCTCTTCGACCTGGCCCTGCTGCGCGAAACGGCCCACGGCAGCACCACCTTCATGAACCGCATCCTGGCCTCGTTTCACACCAATACCCCTGCCAGCGTGGCCGAGCTGCGCACCGCCCTGGCCGCCGCCGACTGGCCCGCCGCTGCCGCCGTGGCCCACAAGCTGCGCCCCTCGCTGCGCCTGATTGGGGCGGCCCAGGTGGTGACGCCCCTCGCCGCCGTGGAAGCCCCGGATTCGAGCGACGCCGAGCGGCAGGCCGGCACCGAGCAGCTGATTGCGGGGCTGGAAGTGCTGCTGGCGGGGCTGCCGAAGGAGGTGTAG
- the uvrA gene encoding excinuclease ABC subunit UvrA: MAKKSTATPVAPAPKAKAAAPITTVKNGAADTAAAVRDIAEIPAAGPTTGLVHGQLNGHSPASQHLEAPFIEVYGAREHNLKNVSVQIPRNRLVVFTGISGSGKSSLAFDTIYAEGQRRYMETFSAYARSFMGGLERPDVDKIEGLSPVISIEQKTTSRNPRSTVGTITEIYDFLRLLYARTAEAFSYATGKKMIRQSDDQIINYILKHFDGKKLVVLAPVVKGRKGHYREDFQKIAKLGFAKVRVDGEILDITPKMQVDRYKIHDIEIVIDRLIVKEEDRFRLSGSVQNALTHGKGTMLVLDPDAKKAAPQFFSRFLMDPATGIAYDDPAPNTFSFNSPYGACPTCNGLGEVQEITEDSVLPDRKLSIARGGIAPLGEFRDIWIFQQLSLILKKNKATLNTPIEKLPEELLKRLLHGISEDEADSGKGTFTEPFEGIIPFLRRQMDSESDNIREWIAQYAQAQTCPECSGYRLKKESLHFKMDDKHIGELSVMDLNELAGWFEGLEDRLSERQNVIACELLKEIRKRIGFLLEVGLDYLNLHRPVRTLSGGESQRIRLATQIGTQLVGVLYIMDEPSIGLHQRDNERLIKALQHLRDIGNSVIVVEHDKDMILHADHVLDIGPGAGIHGGHIVASGTPQEIFNSGSLTSQYLSGQKHIELQKKKRKGEGTELVLKGAKGNNLKNVTLKVPLGKLVAVTGVSGSGKSTLIHDTLYPILNQHFFNSKKEPLAYGSIEGLEFIDKVIEVDQSPIGRTPRSNPATYTGVFTEIRQLFGEMAEAKIRGYGPGRFSFNVKGGRCETCEGAGIRTIEMNFLPDVHVPCETCKGRRYNRETLEVRFKGKSITDILDMTVEKAVEFFEFQPRILRKIKTLNEVGLGYLTLGQQATTLSGGEAQRVKLATELSKKDTGKTFYILDEPTTGLHFEDINHLADVLQKLADKGNTVLIIEHNLDLIKVADHVIDIGPEGGAGGGTIVAQGTPEQVAKAGKGHTARFLAEELRTSKYATV; encoded by the coding sequence ATGGCCAAAAAATCCACTGCTACCCCGGTTGCCCCCGCCCCCAAGGCCAAAGCTGCCGCTCCGATAACCACGGTCAAAAACGGCGCCGCCGATACGGCTGCTGCCGTGCGCGACATTGCCGAGATTCCGGCCGCCGGGCCCACCACCGGGCTCGTGCACGGCCAGCTCAACGGCCACAGCCCTGCCTCGCAGCACCTCGAAGCCCCTTTCATTGAAGTGTACGGCGCTCGCGAGCACAACCTCAAGAACGTGAGCGTGCAGATTCCGCGCAACCGGTTGGTGGTGTTCACGGGCATCTCGGGCTCGGGCAAGAGCAGCCTGGCCTTCGACACCATTTATGCCGAGGGGCAGCGGCGCTACATGGAGACGTTTTCGGCCTACGCCCGCAGCTTCATGGGCGGCTTGGAGCGGCCCGACGTGGACAAGATTGAGGGCCTGTCGCCGGTTATCAGCATCGAGCAGAAGACGACCTCGCGCAACCCCCGCTCCACGGTGGGCACCATCACCGAGATTTATGACTTCCTGCGTCTACTCTATGCGCGTACCGCTGAAGCTTTCAGCTACGCCACGGGCAAGAAGATGATTCGGCAGAGCGACGACCAAATCATCAACTACATTCTCAAACACTTCGACGGCAAGAAGCTGGTGGTGCTGGCGCCGGTAGTGAAGGGCCGCAAGGGCCACTACCGCGAAGATTTCCAGAAGATTGCCAAGCTGGGCTTCGCCAAAGTGCGGGTGGATGGCGAAATCCTCGACATCACGCCCAAGATGCAGGTGGACCGCTACAAAATCCACGACATCGAAATCGTCATCGACCGGCTCATCGTGAAGGAAGAGGACCGGTTCCGTCTCAGCGGCTCGGTGCAAAATGCCCTCACGCACGGCAAAGGCACCATGCTGGTGCTCGACCCCGACGCCAAAAAAGCCGCGCCGCAGTTCTTCTCGCGCTTTTTGATGGACCCGGCCACCGGCATCGCCTACGACGACCCGGCGCCTAACACGTTCTCTTTCAACTCGCCCTACGGCGCCTGCCCCACTTGCAACGGCCTGGGCGAGGTGCAGGAAATCACGGAGGACAGCGTGCTGCCCGACCGCAAGCTGAGCATCGCGCGCGGCGGCATCGCGCCGCTGGGCGAATTCCGCGACATCTGGATTTTTCAGCAGCTTTCGCTCATCCTCAAAAAGAACAAGGCCACGCTGAACACGCCCATTGAGAAGCTGCCCGAGGAACTGCTCAAGCGCCTGCTGCATGGCATTTCGGAAGACGAGGCCGACAGCGGCAAAGGCACTTTCACGGAGCCATTTGAGGGCATTATCCCCTTTCTGCGGCGGCAGATGGATTCCGAGTCGGACAACATTCGGGAGTGGATTGCGCAGTATGCGCAGGCCCAGACTTGCCCGGAGTGTAGCGGCTACCGCCTCAAGAAGGAGAGCCTACACTTTAAGATGGACGACAAGCACATTGGCGAGCTGTCGGTAATGGACCTGAACGAGCTGGCTGGCTGGTTTGAAGGCCTGGAAGACCGGCTGAGCGAACGCCAGAACGTGATTGCGTGCGAACTGCTGAAGGAAATCCGCAAGCGCATCGGCTTCCTGCTGGAAGTCGGGCTGGACTACCTGAACCTGCACCGCCCGGTGCGCACGCTGAGCGGCGGCGAAAGCCAGCGCATCCGCCTCGCTACGCAGATTGGCACCCAGCTCGTGGGCGTGCTCTACATCATGGACGAACCCAGCATCGGCCTGCACCAGCGCGACAACGAGCGCCTCATCAAGGCCCTGCAGCACCTGCGCGACATCGGCAACTCGGTGATTGTGGTGGAGCATGACAAGGACATGATTCTGCACGCCGACCACGTGCTCGACATTGGTCCCGGCGCGGGCATCCACGGCGGCCACATCGTGGCCTCGGGCACACCGCAGGAGATTTTCAACTCCGGTTCGCTCACCTCGCAGTACCTCAGCGGGCAGAAGCACATCGAGCTGCAGAAGAAGAAGCGCAAGGGCGAAGGCACCGAGCTGGTGCTGAAAGGCGCCAAAGGCAACAACCTCAAAAACGTGACGCTGAAAGTGCCGCTGGGCAAGCTGGTGGCCGTCACGGGCGTGTCCGGCTCGGGCAAGTCCACGCTCATCCATGATACGCTGTATCCAATTCTGAACCAGCACTTCTTCAATTCCAAGAAGGAGCCGCTGGCGTATGGCAGCATTGAGGGGCTGGAGTTTATCGACAAGGTGATTGAGGTCGACCAGTCGCCCATTGGGCGCACGCCGCGCTCGAACCCGGCTACTTACACGGGCGTGTTCACCGAAATCCGGCAGCTGTTTGGCGAGATGGCGGAGGCGAAAATCCGGGGCTACGGTCCCGGCCGCTTCTCCTTTAACGTGAAGGGCGGGCGCTGCGAAACCTGCGAGGGCGCCGGCATTCGCACCATCGAGATGAACTTCCTGCCCGACGTGCACGTGCCCTGCGAAACCTGCAAGGGCCGCCGCTACAACCGCGAAACGCTGGAAGTCCGCTTCAAAGGCAAGTCCATCACCGACATTCTGGACATGACCGTGGAGAAGGCCGTGGAGTTCTTCGAGTTCCAGCCCCGCATCCTGCGTAAAATCAAGACCCTGAACGAGGTCGGCCTCGGCTACCTCACGCTGGGCCAGCAGGCCACCACGCTTTCGGGCGGCGAGGCCCAGCGCGTGAAACTCGCCACCGAACTCAGCAAGAAGGACACCGGCAAGACGTTCTACATCCTGGACGAGCCCACCACTGGCCTGCACTTCGAGGACATCAACCACCTCGCCGACGTGCTCCAGAAGCTCGCCGACAAGGGCAATACCGTCCTCATCATCGAGCACAACCTCGACCTGATTAAGGTAGCCGACCACGTCATCGACATCGGCCCCGAGGGCGGCGCGGGCGGCGGCACCATCGTGGCCCAGGGCACGCCCGAGCAGGTGGCCAAGGCCGGTAAGGGCCACACCGCCCGCTTCCTGGCTGAGGAATTGCGCACCAGCAAGTACGCCACGGTCTAA
- a CDS encoding DUF6252 family protein, producing the protein MHFPIPKLLLLLALLSSLGGCKKDPAPEPPTDPLSLLPPETQTGRRTFGCLVNGQAWTPAGSPLGGPVLTAQYLNKHLSVVASGLTSDGKSSGGVIQIGIDNITTVGRYTLIRRDTSFVSYDDVRTNCLYYPNASHPATVEITKLDLPNRIVSGRFSFTLETPGCGRVEVTNGRFDCPF; encoded by the coding sequence ATGCATTTCCCGATACCCAAGCTCCTGCTGTTACTGGCGCTGCTCTCCTCGCTGGGGGGCTGCAAGAAAGACCCCGCGCCCGAGCCGCCCACCGACCCGCTCAGCCTGCTGCCGCCCGAAACCCAGACCGGCCGGCGCACCTTCGGCTGCCTCGTCAACGGCCAAGCCTGGACTCCCGCCGGCAGCCCGCTCGGCGGACCAGTGCTCACAGCCCAGTACTTGAATAAACATTTAAGCGTGGTGGCAAGCGGGTTGACCTCCGACGGGAAATCTTCCGGAGGTGTAATACAAATCGGTATCGACAACATCACTACCGTAGGCCGCTACACCTTAATCAGAAGAGACACCAGCTTCGTCAGTTACGACGATGTAAGGACCAACTGCCTGTATTACCCCAACGCCTCGCACCCGGCCACGGTGGAAATCACCAAGCTGGACCTGCCCAACCGCATCGTGTCGGGCCGCTTCTCCTTCACGCTGGAAACGCCGGGCTGCGGGCGGGTGGAAGTGACCAACGGCCGCTTCGATTGCCCTTTTTAA
- the asnS gene encoding asparagine--tRNA ligase codes for MSLKRSTVKELLASQDLDREVLVKGWVRSRRGNKYVQFIIVNDGSTIHTIQAVAAAENFPEETLKDVSNGACVAIRGQLVASQGKGQAVEIQATEVTVLGAADAEAYPLQKKATSLEHLREIAHLRPRTNTFGAVLRVRHALAFAIHDYFNRHGFYYVHTPIITGSDAEGAGQMFRVTTLPPEHPPRTADGSVDFSEDFFGKQTNLTVSGQLEGELAAMALGSIYTFGPTFRAENSNTARHLAEFWMIEPEVAFNELEENMDLAEDFLQSLVRYALEHCADDLQFLNDQYDKELLGRLNFVIDNAFQRLTYTEAVEILKSAKQKFEFPVDWGTDLQSEHERYLVEKHFKKPVILTNYPKEIKAFYMKLDDDGRTVRAMDVLFPGIGEIIGGSQREEDYTKLTTRMAEMHVPADELDWYLDTRRFGTAPHAGFGLGFERLVLFVTGMSNIRDVIPFPRYPKNAAF; via the coding sequence ATGTCCCTCAAACGGTCCACCGTCAAAGAACTCCTGGCCAGCCAGGACCTCGACCGCGAAGTCCTCGTCAAAGGCTGGGTTCGCTCCCGCCGCGGCAACAAGTACGTGCAGTTTATTATCGTGAACGACGGCTCCACCATCCACACCATTCAGGCCGTGGCCGCCGCCGAGAACTTTCCCGAGGAAACTCTCAAAGACGTGAGCAACGGCGCCTGCGTGGCCATTCGGGGCCAGCTGGTGGCTTCGCAGGGCAAAGGCCAGGCCGTGGAAATTCAGGCCACCGAAGTGACCGTGCTGGGCGCCGCCGATGCCGAAGCTTACCCCCTGCAAAAGAAAGCCACCTCGCTGGAGCACCTGCGCGAAATTGCTCACCTGCGCCCCCGCACCAACACCTTCGGGGCGGTGCTGCGCGTGCGCCACGCGCTGGCCTTTGCCATCCACGACTACTTCAACCGCCACGGCTTCTACTACGTGCACACGCCCATCATCACTGGTTCCGACGCCGAGGGCGCCGGCCAGATGTTCCGCGTCACCACGCTGCCGCCCGAGCACCCGCCCCGCACCGCCGACGGCTCGGTGGACTTTTCGGAGGACTTCTTCGGCAAGCAAACCAACCTCACCGTGTCGGGCCAGCTCGAAGGCGAGTTGGCGGCCATGGCCCTGGGCAGCATCTACACCTTCGGCCCCACGTTCCGGGCCGAGAACTCCAACACCGCCCGCCACCTGGCCGAGTTCTGGATGATTGAGCCCGAAGTGGCTTTCAACGAGCTCGAAGAAAACATGGACCTGGCCGAGGACTTCCTCCAGAGCTTGGTGCGCTACGCTCTCGAGCACTGCGCCGACGACCTGCAGTTCCTCAACGACCAGTACGACAAGGAGTTGCTGGGCCGCCTCAACTTCGTCATCGACAACGCCTTCCAGCGCCTCACCTACACCGAGGCCGTGGAAATCCTGAAGTCGGCCAAGCAGAAGTTTGAATTCCCCGTGGACTGGGGCACCGACCTGCAGAGCGAGCACGAGCGGTACCTGGTGGAGAAGCACTTCAAAAAGCCCGTCATCCTGACCAACTATCCGAAGGAAATCAAGGCCTTCTACATGAAGCTGGACGACGACGGCCGCACCGTGCGCGCCATGGACGTGCTGTTTCCGGGCATCGGCGAAATCATCGGCGGCTCGCAGCGCGAAGAGGACTACACCAAGCTCACCACCCGCATGGCCGAGATGCACGTGCCCGCCGACGAGCTGGACTGGTACCTCGACACCCGCCGCTTCGGCACAGCGCCCCACGCCGGCTTCGGCCTGGGCTTCGAGCGCCTCGTGCTGTTCGTGACGGGCATGAGCAACATCCGCGACGTAATTCCCTTCCCGCGCTATCCCAAGAATGCGGCATTTTAA
- a CDS encoding DUF559 domain-containing protein — MEHHREDYIFSADKRQYGRLDLKGRARAMRRQSTAAEEALWQALRGGKIGARFRRQHPIDRYVVDFVCIEAKLVLEADGAAHLPPDQQAYDAGRTALLAEHGYRLLRFPNHQILTNLPQVLREIQAALQPPNPGSRPSSGSPSPSGEGAGG, encoded by the coding sequence ATGGAGCATCACCGCGAAGACTACATCTTCAGCGCCGACAAGCGCCAGTACGGCCGGCTCGACCTCAAGGGCCGCGCCCGCGCCATGCGCCGGCAGTCCACCGCGGCCGAAGAAGCCCTGTGGCAGGCCCTGCGCGGCGGAAAAATCGGGGCCAGGTTCCGCCGCCAGCACCCCATCGACCGCTACGTCGTCGACTTCGTGTGCATCGAAGCCAAGCTGGTGCTGGAAGCCGACGGCGCCGCCCACCTCCCGCCCGACCAGCAGGCCTACGACGCCGGCCGCACCGCCCTGCTCGCCGAGCACGGCTACCGCCTCCTGCGCTTCCCCAACCACCAAATCCTCACGAACCTGCCCCAGGTGCTGCGCGAAATCCAGGCCGCCCTCCAACCGCCCAACCCAGGCAGCCGCCCCTCATCTGGCTCCCCCTCTCCCTCGGGAGAGGGGGCCGGGGGGTGA